One Xiphophorus couchianus chromosome 1, X_couchianus-1.0, whole genome shotgun sequence genomic region harbors:
- the asb14b gene encoding dynein heavy chain 12, axonemal isoform X1 codes for MCALRTPLATSVKTARGEQPFCLRAPLSPLFFPDNQMSSETGDDFYQSEDDLDEDEATQYIIEQSLSQYRKLKGLNPSDLKPSADPDEIFKAIKEGDEIALDRLAEQPETLSRVDERGWIPLHEAAVQDNKRILEIIFSASPPGAAQCRTLKGETPLFLAVLHGLRQNATFLLQNGCSPDVENDEQDSPLVAAILNDQYDLATLLLRYNANVDQTGPLNRTALHESAFLGLENFVYLLLESGANLNALDVKMKTPLALAAQNGHLNVVETLLEKGAHVRSESESGTVLFDAAASGNPDIISLLLDHGADPNLPLYSGHLPIHRVAYHGHRLALEILIPVTNLQAIKESGMSPLHSAAAGGHVQCLEILLKSGFDPNFMLHPRVRRSYDDERRSALFFAVSNNDLHCARLLLEAGAMVNQDPVKCLQVALRQGNYELINTLLKYGANVNYYSRVNTTHFPSALQYALKDEVMLRMILNHGYDVMRCFDCPYGDSSHDYAPWTTSVIKDMVFCEVITVSWLKPLSGQVVRIMLDYTDHVSFCPKLKETLQQQKQWPEICHIQRNTRSLKHLCRLRIREHLSRLRLRAPVFVNFLPLPPRLKDYLRFKEFDVYSRGSMVNL; via the exons ATGTGTGCACTCAGGACCCCACTGGCTACTAGTGTGAAAACTGCCAGGGGAGAACAGCCATTTTGCTTGAG AGCACCTTTATCTCCACTGTTTTTCCCTGACAATCAGATGAGCTCTGAAACAGGAGATGACTTTTATCAGTCAGAGGATGACCTGGATGAGGATGAGGCGACGCAATACATAATTGAACAGAGTCTGAGTCAGTATAGAAAACTCAAAGGGTTGAATCCGAG TGATCTGAAGCCCAGCGCAGACCCTGATGAGATTTTCAAAGCTATCAAGGAGG GGGATGAGATTGCACTGGATAGACTAGCAGAGCAACCTGAGACTCTGTCTAGAGTTGATGAGAGGGGATGGATCCCACTGCATGAGGCTGCAGTGCAGGATAACAAAAGAATACTTGAGATTATATTTTCAG CATCACCCCCAGGAGCAGCTCAGTGTCGGACTCTGAAGGGTGAGACACCGCTGTTTCTTGCTGTGCTtcatgggctgagacagaacgCCACATTCCTGTTACAGAATGGTTGCAGCCCAGATGTTGAAAATGATGAGCAGGACTCTCCATTGGTGGCAG CTATTCTAAATGACCAGTATGACTTAGCCACCCTTTTGCTTCGGTACAATGCCAATGTAGACCAAACAGGACCACTAAACAGGACTGCTCTACATGAGTCTGCATTTTTGGGTTTGGAGAACTTTGTGTACTTGCTGTTGGAGTCAGGTGCCAATCTGAATGCACTTgatgttaaaatgaaaactcCACTTGCGTTGGCTGCACAGAACGGACATCTGAATGTGGTGGAGACTCTGTTGGAAAAAG GAGCCCATGTTAGGTCAGAGTCGGAGTCTGGTACTGTGTTATTTGATGCAGCAGCTTCAGGAAACCCTGATATCATCTCCTTGCTCCTGGACCACGGGGCAGATCCCAACCTTCCTCTTTACAGTGGGCACCTGCCAATTCATCGTGTGGCATACCATGGACACAGACT GGCACTGGAAATCCTCATCCCAGTCACCAACCTACAGGCTATCAAAGAAAGTGGAATGAGTCCACttcattctgctgctgctggaggacatGTCCAGTGTTTAGAAATTCTGCTCAAATCTGGCTTTGACCCAAACTTTATGTTGCACCCAAGGGTGCGCCGCAGCTATGACGATGAGCGCAGGTCTGCCCTCTTTTTTGCAGTGTCCAACAACGACCTTCATTGCGCCCGCTTACTGCTAGAGGCCGGAGCAATGGTGAACCAGGATCCTGTCAAGTGCCTGCAGGTGGCCCTCAGACAGGGCAACTATGAACTTATCAACACCTTGCTAAAATACGGAGCAAATGTCAACTACTACTCCCGGGTCAACACCACTCACTTCCCCTCAGCCCTGCAATATGCCTTGAAGGATGAAGTCATGCTGAGGATGATTCTGAACCATGGTTATGATGTTATGCGCTGCTTTGACTGTCCATATGGTGACAGTTCTCATGACTACGCTCCTTGGACAACCTCAGTCATCAAAGACATGGTG TTCTGCGAGGTTATAACAGTGTCATGGTTGAAGCCCTTATCTGGTCAGGTTGTACGCATCATGCTGGACTACACTGACCATGTCTCATTCTGCCCAAAACTAAAAGAGACattgcagcagcagaagcagtgGCCAGAAATATGTCATATTCAAA GAAACACACGGAGCCTGAAGCACCTGTGTCGGTTGAGGATAAGGGAGCACCTCAGCCGTCTGCGCTTGAGAGCCCCAGTTTTTGTCaacttccttcctcttcctcccagaCTGAAAGACTATCTACGTTTTAAGGAGTTTGATGTTTACAGTAGGGGGAGCATGGttaacctctga
- the asb14b gene encoding dynein heavy chain 12, axonemal isoform X2, with protein MSSETGDDFYQSEDDLDEDEATQYIIEQSLSQYRKLKGLNPSDLKPSADPDEIFKAIKEGDEIALDRLAEQPETLSRVDERGWIPLHEAAVQDNKRILEIIFSASPPGAAQCRTLKGETPLFLAVLHGLRQNATFLLQNGCSPDVENDEQDSPLVAAILNDQYDLATLLLRYNANVDQTGPLNRTALHESAFLGLENFVYLLLESGANLNALDVKMKTPLALAAQNGHLNVVETLLEKGAHVRSESESGTVLFDAAASGNPDIISLLLDHGADPNLPLYSGHLPIHRVAYHGHRLALEILIPVTNLQAIKESGMSPLHSAAAGGHVQCLEILLKSGFDPNFMLHPRVRRSYDDERRSALFFAVSNNDLHCARLLLEAGAMVNQDPVKCLQVALRQGNYELINTLLKYGANVNYYSRVNTTHFPSALQYALKDEVMLRMILNHGYDVMRCFDCPYGDSSHDYAPWTTSVIKDMVFCEVITVSWLKPLSGQVVRIMLDYTDHVSFCPKLKETLQQQKQWPEICHIQRNTRSLKHLCRLRIREHLSRLRLRAPVFVNFLPLPPRLKDYLRFKEFDVYSRGSMVNL; from the exons ATGAGCTCTGAAACAGGAGATGACTTTTATCAGTCAGAGGATGACCTGGATGAGGATGAGGCGACGCAATACATAATTGAACAGAGTCTGAGTCAGTATAGAAAACTCAAAGGGTTGAATCCGAG TGATCTGAAGCCCAGCGCAGACCCTGATGAGATTTTCAAAGCTATCAAGGAGG GGGATGAGATTGCACTGGATAGACTAGCAGAGCAACCTGAGACTCTGTCTAGAGTTGATGAGAGGGGATGGATCCCACTGCATGAGGCTGCAGTGCAGGATAACAAAAGAATACTTGAGATTATATTTTCAG CATCACCCCCAGGAGCAGCTCAGTGTCGGACTCTGAAGGGTGAGACACCGCTGTTTCTTGCTGTGCTtcatgggctgagacagaacgCCACATTCCTGTTACAGAATGGTTGCAGCCCAGATGTTGAAAATGATGAGCAGGACTCTCCATTGGTGGCAG CTATTCTAAATGACCAGTATGACTTAGCCACCCTTTTGCTTCGGTACAATGCCAATGTAGACCAAACAGGACCACTAAACAGGACTGCTCTACATGAGTCTGCATTTTTGGGTTTGGAGAACTTTGTGTACTTGCTGTTGGAGTCAGGTGCCAATCTGAATGCACTTgatgttaaaatgaaaactcCACTTGCGTTGGCTGCACAGAACGGACATCTGAATGTGGTGGAGACTCTGTTGGAAAAAG GAGCCCATGTTAGGTCAGAGTCGGAGTCTGGTACTGTGTTATTTGATGCAGCAGCTTCAGGAAACCCTGATATCATCTCCTTGCTCCTGGACCACGGGGCAGATCCCAACCTTCCTCTTTACAGTGGGCACCTGCCAATTCATCGTGTGGCATACCATGGACACAGACT GGCACTGGAAATCCTCATCCCAGTCACCAACCTACAGGCTATCAAAGAAAGTGGAATGAGTCCACttcattctgctgctgctggaggacatGTCCAGTGTTTAGAAATTCTGCTCAAATCTGGCTTTGACCCAAACTTTATGTTGCACCCAAGGGTGCGCCGCAGCTATGACGATGAGCGCAGGTCTGCCCTCTTTTTTGCAGTGTCCAACAACGACCTTCATTGCGCCCGCTTACTGCTAGAGGCCGGAGCAATGGTGAACCAGGATCCTGTCAAGTGCCTGCAGGTGGCCCTCAGACAGGGCAACTATGAACTTATCAACACCTTGCTAAAATACGGAGCAAATGTCAACTACTACTCCCGGGTCAACACCACTCACTTCCCCTCAGCCCTGCAATATGCCTTGAAGGATGAAGTCATGCTGAGGATGATTCTGAACCATGGTTATGATGTTATGCGCTGCTTTGACTGTCCATATGGTGACAGTTCTCATGACTACGCTCCTTGGACAACCTCAGTCATCAAAGACATGGTG TTCTGCGAGGTTATAACAGTGTCATGGTTGAAGCCCTTATCTGGTCAGGTTGTACGCATCATGCTGGACTACACTGACCATGTCTCATTCTGCCCAAAACTAAAAGAGACattgcagcagcagaagcagtgGCCAGAAATATGTCATATTCAAA GAAACACACGGAGCCTGAAGCACCTGTGTCGGTTGAGGATAAGGGAGCACCTCAGCCGTCTGCGCTTGAGAGCCCCAGTTTTTGTCaacttccttcctcttcctcccagaCTGAAAGACTATCTACGTTTTAAGGAGTTTGATGTTTACAGTAGGGGGAGCATGGttaacctctga